Genomic DNA from Chrysiogenia bacterium:
TGATCGTGTTGCCCACGCTGGGAACGGCGCCGCCGCCGCGGTAGAACTTCTTGTGGGCCTCGTGCAGGTTGCCGGTGAAGGCGTCGCGCCGGTAGAGCTTGCCCTCTTCGAGGAAGACCACGGCGTGGCCCTTGAGGGCGAGCTCGGTGCCGACCACCGCGCCGCCAGCGCCGGTGCCGACCACGACCACGTCGCACTCGATCTGCTCGCCGTCTTCAAAGTCAGTGGCGTCGGAAACCTGGGAGAGCCAGCGCTCGGGCTCGGCCGGGCCGCCCTTGCGGTAGGTCTTCCCCGCCGCCGCGTAGACTTCTTCGTCGTCGAAGTGGGCGGCCTTGAAGGCAAATCCAAGCGCCATGACCGGCAGGCGCAGGGAGGAATCCTTGAGCCAGCGGCCGAGCAGCTCGTCGCGCTTGCCGGCGGAAAGGCGCGAGAACGGGCGCCCGGTGCGCAGGATGGCGGCCTTGTCGAGCAGTTCCATCATGCCCGAGAGCACGCCGATCGCGCGCTTGTTGCCGCCGACCAGTTCTTCGAGCGATCCCAGCGTGCGTTCGTTGGCGCCGGGAAAGACGCGGCCCACCGGGATCAGGGACCTGCCGAAACTGAGGGCCAGCTCGCGCTGGCGCGGGGAGAAGTGGCTCATTTGCGTTCCTTCCGGGAAGCGGTGTTTCCCGATTCGAGCATGCGCCGGGCATGCTCGCTCATGTAGCGTTCAACCGCGGCCTGCGTCGCCGCGGCATTTTTCTTTTTGATGGCCCCGAGAATGGCACCCAGACGCTCGATGAGCCAGTCATGATCGCGCAGCGGCGAGGCAAATGCCTCGGTCGCGCCCGCCCCGGAGGCCGCGCTCACCGAGTTCATCACGAGCGTGACCGCCCGGTTCCCCGTGGCATTGGCCAGCACACGGAAGAATGCGATCTCGAGTTTCTCTGCTTCGCGGTAGTCGGTGATGGGCCGGAGTTTCTCGTAGAGCTTTTCGAGCTCGGCGGTCTGGGCGCCGTCGATGCGCTCGGCAGCGAGTTTGGCGAAAGCGGCCACAATGACCGAGCGGGCTTCGAGGATCTCGCTGTAGAGACCCGAGTCGGTGCTTTCGATGACGGCCAGATACTTGAGCAGGTCGGCCCCGCCGGATTTTTCAATGTCCTGGACGATGCTC
This window encodes:
- a CDS encoding FadR family transcriptional regulator, which codes for MPELAANPLRRESVVDEITQRIQSEILDGTYAPGGALPPERELAGRYGVTRTSVKHALVRLEQQGLIRTRHGVGSIVQDIEKSGGADLLKYLAVIESTDSGLYSEILEARSVIVAAFAKLAAERIDGAQTAELEKLYEKLRPITDYREAEKLEIAFFRVLANATGNRAVTLVMNSVSAASGAGATEAFASPLRDHDWLIERLGAILGAIKKKNAAATQAAVERYMSEHARRMLESGNTASRKERK